The following are encoded in a window of Streptomyces sp. 11x1 genomic DNA:
- a CDS encoding TerD family protein has product MAVSLSKGGNVSLTKEAPGLTAVTVGLGWDVRTTTGTDFDLDASAIAVNTQGKVYSDGHFVFFNNKQTPDQTIVHTGDNRTGEGAGDDEAINVNLAGLPADIDKIVFPVSIYDAENRSQNFGQVRNAYIRIVNQAGGVEIARYDLSEDAATETAMVFGELYRNGAEWKFRAVGQGYASGLVGIAQDFGVNV; this is encoded by the coding sequence ATGGCTGTAAGCCTGTCCAAGGGTGGCAACGTCTCGCTCACCAAGGAGGCTCCGGGCCTGACCGCCGTCACCGTGGGCCTCGGCTGGGACGTCCGCACCACCACCGGCACGGACTTCGACCTCGACGCCTCCGCGATCGCGGTCAACACGCAGGGCAAGGTCTACTCGGACGGCCACTTCGTCTTCTTCAACAACAAGCAGACCCCGGACCAGACGATCGTCCACACCGGCGACAACCGCACGGGCGAGGGCGCGGGCGACGACGAGGCGATCAACGTCAACCTCGCGGGCCTCCCCGCCGACATCGACAAGATCGTCTTCCCGGTCTCCATCTACGACGCGGAGAACCGCTCGCAGAACTTCGGCCAGGTCCGCAACGCCTACATCCGTATCGTCAACCAGGCCGGTGGCGTCGAGATCGCCCGCTACGACCTCTCCGAGGACGCCGCCACCGAGACCGCCATGGTCTTCGGCGAGCTGTACCGCAACGGCGCCGAATGGAAGTTCCGCGCGGTCGGCCAGGGCTACGCCTCGGGTCTCGTCGGTATCGCCCAGGACTTCGGCGTCAACGTCTGA
- a CDS encoding GNAT family N-acetyltransferase, which translates to MLLEPLRTAEDGTVPGPLLAELTALHASNRDFYALSDDFPDANDIRPEQVAAALAMELANPDVEILLARQGTEDGDGPAPRRLVGVAITLARHPDPADPDPWIGLLLVDGSTQRRGYGGQLAALVEERFRRAGRAAVRLAALDNNPGALSFWTSLGYEFVEHRRDRQLGRPCTVLRKALSEPPSGRPSEPPSERPSERPSEPPRRSRRAARIAVLDPEGAVFLFRCVDDETGPHWALPGGGLEEGESPREGALRELREETGWTDMEPGAFLCSWEHDFTRAGIPVRQYDDIYVARGPRREPAGGLLTTTRAEEGILAWRWWTPADLADPAAEPVWPPELPRLLAELGTAADAGDPDAGDRPPAPADVSGTGPA; encoded by the coding sequence CTGCTGCTCGAACCGCTCCGCACAGCCGAGGACGGAACCGTCCCCGGCCCCCTCCTCGCCGAACTCACCGCCCTGCACGCCTCCAACCGCGACTTCTACGCCCTGAGCGATGACTTCCCGGACGCGAACGACATCCGTCCCGAACAGGTGGCCGCGGCGCTGGCGATGGAGCTGGCCAACCCGGACGTGGAGATCCTGCTCGCGAGGCAGGGCACCGAGGACGGGGACGGCCCCGCTCCCCGGCGGCTCGTCGGGGTCGCCATCACCCTCGCGCGGCACCCCGATCCCGCCGACCCCGACCCGTGGATCGGGTTGCTGCTCGTCGACGGGTCGACCCAACGCCGGGGGTACGGAGGCCAGTTGGCGGCCCTCGTCGAGGAACGGTTCCGGCGGGCGGGGCGGGCCGCCGTCCGGCTGGCGGCGCTCGACAACAACCCCGGCGCCCTGTCCTTCTGGACCTCCCTCGGCTACGAGTTCGTCGAACACCGCCGGGACCGCCAACTGGGGCGCCCCTGCACGGTGTTGCGCAAGGCGCTGAGCGAACCGCCGAGCGGACGGCCGAGCGAACCGCCGAGCGAACGGCCGAGCGAACGGCCGAGCGAACCGCCGCGCAGATCGCGCCGGGCCGCGCGGATCGCCGTACTCGATCCGGAGGGTGCCGTCTTCCTCTTCCGGTGCGTCGACGACGAGACGGGCCCGCACTGGGCCCTGCCCGGCGGCGGTCTGGAGGAGGGCGAGTCACCGCGCGAGGGTGCCCTGCGGGAGCTGCGCGAGGAGACGGGCTGGACGGACATGGAGCCGGGCGCCTTCCTCTGCTCCTGGGAGCACGACTTCACCCGCGCCGGCATCCCCGTCCGCCAGTACGACGACATCTACGTGGCCCGGGGCCCCCGCCGCGAGCCGGCCGGCGGCCTCCTCACCACCACCCGCGCCGAGGAGGGCATCCTGGCCTGGCGCTGGTGGACCCCCGCGGACCTGGCCGACCCGGCGGCCGAGCCCGTCTGGCCGCCGGAGCTGCCCCGGCTGCTGGCGGAGCTCGGGACGGCCGCCGACGCCGGGGACCCCGACGCAGGGGACCGTCCGCCGGCGCCGGCCGACGTCAGCGGAACCGGGCCAGCCTGA
- the arfB gene encoding alternative ribosome rescue aminoacyl-tRNA hydrolase ArfB, protein MSGPYVIRGSVSLPEAELMWRFSRSSGPGGQHVNTSDSQVELRFDLANTEALPEVWKARALERLASRLVDGVVSVRSSEHRSQWRNRETAAVRLAALLAEATAPPPKPRRATRIPRGINERRLREKKQRSDTKRGRSGQGWG, encoded by the coding sequence ATGTCCGGTCCTTACGTCATCCGTGGCTCCGTCTCGCTTCCCGAGGCCGAGCTCATGTGGCGCTTCTCCCGCTCCTCCGGTCCCGGCGGACAGCACGTCAACACCAGTGACTCGCAGGTCGAGCTGCGGTTCGACCTCGCGAACACCGAGGCGCTGCCCGAGGTGTGGAAGGCGCGGGCGCTGGAGCGGCTCGCGTCGCGGCTCGTCGACGGGGTGGTCAGCGTCCGCTCCTCCGAGCACCGTTCGCAGTGGCGCAACCGGGAGACCGCCGCCGTACGGCTGGCCGCACTGCTCGCGGAGGCGACGGCGCCGCCGCCCAAGCCGCGCCGGGCCACCCGTATCCCGCGCGGGATCAACGAGCGGCGGCTGCGGGAGAAGAAGCAGCGCTCGGACACGAAGCGGGGCCGGTCGGGGCAGGGCTGGGGCTGA